A genomic region of Nitrospirota bacterium contains the following coding sequences:
- a CDS encoding ketopantoate reductase family protein, whose amino-acid sequence MNILIAGAGAVGGYYGAMLHRAGHKVSYLVTPRSYAVIHENGITVKSKGEVWTFRPEVSIKPKNLMPCDLIIIAVKRNDTEKVLNILQPLVNKSTVILPLQNGVDSEEEILRHIPDSKVLGGIAFIGARLEETGVVVHEGAGSLSIGELDGKESELVQTIVKMFKDAGVPAKLSRDIYKGKWQKLCWNAVFNPLSVILNGKISYILDSKDAIDTARKIFTEIRAVAEKKGIIIDEGLLDEHIKVTQNLREYHTSMYEDFVKGKPTEIDYFNGLVCREGEAYNIPTPVNCTVTSLVKAILSRRAG is encoded by the coding sequence ATGAATATCTTAATCGCAGGGGCAGGCGCCGTTGGCGGCTACTATGGGGCAATGCTCCATAGGGCCGGTCATAAGGTTTCTTACCTTGTAACGCCGCGAAGCTATGCGGTAATCCATGAAAATGGGATAACAGTTAAAAGCAAAGGCGAGGTGTGGACATTCCGTCCGGAGGTATCTATAAAGCCCAAAAACCTAATGCCCTGTGACCTCATAATCATAGCAGTAAAGCGGAATGATACTGAGAAGGTGCTGAATATCCTACAGCCCCTTGTAAATAAGAGCACAGTGATCCTCCCCCTTCAAAACGGGGTAGACAGCGAAGAGGAGATATTAAGGCATATACCGGACTCAAAGGTGCTCGGGGGCATTGCCTTTATAGGTGCAAGACTGGAAGAGACGGGAGTTGTTGTACACGAAGGGGCAGGTTCATTAAGTATAGGCGAGCTTGATGGAAAAGAGAGTGAACTTGTCCAAACTATAGTAAAGATGTTTAAGGATGCAGGAGTACCGGCTAAGCTCTCCCGTGATATTTACAAGGGTAAATGGCAGAAGCTGTGCTGGAATGCAGTATTTAATCCCCTCTCAGTTATTCTGAATGGAAAGATAAGTTACATACTAGATTCAAAAGATGCCATTGACACAGCCCGAAAAATATTCACAGAAATCAGGGCTGTAGCAGAGAAAAAGGGGATAATAATAGACGAAGGTTTATTGGATGAGCATATAAAGGTTACACAAAATCTGAGAGAATACCATACCTCCATGTATGAAGACTTTGTAAAGGGAAAACCAACAGAAATAGACTACTTCAATGGATTGGTTTGCAGGGAGGGAGAAGCATATAATATTCCTACCCCTGTGAATTGTACTGTAACATCACTTGTTAAAGCCATTTTATCCCGCCGGGCAGGTTGA
- a CDS encoding LPP20 family lipoprotein gives MKRLNFLVSYSLLVVILGLGLVVGCAPKVPPAAQAPAWVTKGSAAFNDNGVKVFYGVGSVSGVKNKSLAKTASENRARAEIAKIFETYTASLMRDYMASTTGGAEVNAQSATSEEQHIEQAVKTFSATTLSGVMVIDHWTDPSDGTVYSLVKLDLDAFKNSLDKAKELNSAVRDFVRKNAEKSFDRLEAEEKKK, from the coding sequence ATGAAAAGACTTAATTTCTTAGTATCTTACAGTTTACTTGTTGTTATTCTTGGATTAGGACTGGTGGTCGGATGCGCTCCTAAGGTTCCGCCCGCGGCTCAGGCGCCTGCATGGGTAACAAAAGGGAGTGCGGCATTTAATGACAATGGGGTAAAGGTATTCTATGGTGTCGGTTCTGTCAGCGGTGTAAAAAATAAGTCACTGGCAAAGACTGCATCTGAGAACAGGGCAAGGGCTGAAATTGCCAAGATATTTGAGACCTATACAGCGTCACTTATGCGGGATTACATGGCATCCACAACAGGCGGCGCTGAGGTAAATGCACAGTCAGCAACCTCTGAAGAACAGCATATAGAGCAGGCAGTCAAGACATTCTCTGCTACAACATTGAGTGGTGTAATGGTTATAGATCACTGGACAGACCCGTCAGACGGGACAGTATATTCCCTTGTAAAACTTGACCTTGATGCATTCAAAAACAGCCTTGATAAGGCAAAAGAACTTAACTCAGCAGTAAGGGATTTCGTAAGAAAGAATGCAGAGAAGTCATTTGACAGACTTGAGGCGGAAGAAAAGAAGAAGTAG
- a CDS encoding LPP20 family lipoprotein yields MSYGDFRMKLFRTKIIFLILISCIVPFLNFSPAFSASKPDWLEGKSRKYPDDMYLIGVGFGDTRKAAEDAAYAALSRIFQADIQSKTSEWEKYVQTDVKGKSQSTRDIKIDQLTSVATNKVLEDVTVADIYVSESEKLTYALAVMERQHAMESLKEKIAAADKDILELQKQASESDDKIERVRALRNAMKTFLNREVYNTDLRIISTAGKGIDPPVSLVSIKQKIQDLLTKQIHIGVQVDGPHRSDIRSSIIEGLTKEGFSVEEKGDPAKLDILVKSNIEFENADLPQWKFVRWNITVDLVNQKSEKVFGSFTRNGREGHLNFKEAEAKSVRALQKEISGGLSQMLVSFIYGVEEK; encoded by the coding sequence GTGAGCTATGGAGATTTTCGGATGAAACTTTTCAGAACTAAAATAATATTTCTCATATTAATATCATGCATTGTCCCCTTTTTAAATTTCTCTCCCGCTTTTTCTGCCTCAAAGCCCGACTGGTTAGAAGGGAAGAGCAGGAAATATCCTGATGACATGTATCTTATTGGAGTCGGTTTTGGAGATACACGCAAGGCTGCTGAAGATGCGGCTTATGCTGCCCTATCAAGGATATTTCAGGCGGACATCCAGTCAAAGACAAGTGAGTGGGAGAAGTATGTACAGACTGATGTTAAGGGAAAGAGTCAGAGTACCCGTGATATTAAGATTGATCAACTCACATCCGTTGCCACGAATAAAGTCCTTGAGGATGTTACAGTCGCTGATATATATGTAAGTGAATCTGAAAAGCTTACTTATGCCCTCGCGGTTATGGAACGTCAGCATGCTATGGAATCACTTAAAGAGAAGATTGCTGCAGCAGACAAAGACATTTTGGAATTACAGAAACAGGCATCTGAGTCGGATGATAAGATTGAAAGGGTGCGTGCACTCCGCAATGCCATGAAGACCTTTCTAAACAGAGAGGTATATAATACAGACCTTAGGATTATAAGTACTGCAGGAAAAGGTATTGACCCTCCTGTCAGCCTTGTAAGTATAAAACAAAAGATACAGGACCTCTTAACCAAACAGATACACATAGGTGTTCAGGTAGACGGGCCTCACCGTTCAGACATAAGGTCTTCTATTATTGAAGGACTGACTAAAGAAGGCTTCTCAGTTGAGGAAAAGGGTGACCCTGCAAAATTAGATATACTTGTTAAGAGTAATATTGAGTTTGAAAACGCTGACCTTCCTCAGTGGAAATTTGTAAGATGGAATATTACTGTTGACCTCGTGAACCAGAAAAGCGAAAAGGTCTTTGGAAGTTTTACCCGCAACGGCAGGGAAGGCCACCTGAACTTCAAAGAGGCAGAGGCAAAGTCAGTCAGGGCACTCCAGAAAGAAATCTCCGGAGGACTGAGTCAGATGCTTGTTTCGTTTATCTATGGGGTTGAGGAGAAGTAA